In Hwangdonia lutea, a single window of DNA contains:
- the atpB gene encoding F0F1 ATP synthase subunit A: MTLNTFKSVFFSALFMAISFGGYASENQENENDKEFNAKEMIMHHVKDAHEFHVVDWNGKPISIALPIILWTDQGLVTFMSSEFHHDDSGTHIVEKDGLKFVKYHEKIYQLDANEQAVAFDDEHHPINASKPADFSITKNVLMMWVSVAVLLLVFISTARVYKKSSNKIPTGIAGFMEPLIVFVRDEIAKPMIGDHKYKKYMPYLLTIFFFIWLNNIFGLIPIVNGANVSGNIAFTLTLAVFTFLVTTFSGNKNYWKHIFWMPGVPVPMKIFLMPIEIVGMFVKPISLMIRLFANITAGHIIILALMSLIFIFETIAVAPVSVAFSLFIGLIEIVVTAIQAYIFTVLSALYIGMATEEAHH, from the coding sequence ATGACATTAAACACCTTTAAAAGCGTATTTTTTTCTGCATTATTTATGGCCATTTCGTTTGGTGGCTATGCGTCGGAAAACCAAGAGAACGAGAACGATAAAGAGTTCAATGCCAAAGAGATGATTATGCATCACGTTAAGGATGCTCATGAATTTCATGTTGTTGATTGGAATGGAAAGCCAATTTCGATTGCTTTGCCTATCATTTTATGGACAGACCAAGGGTTGGTTACTTTTATGTCTAGCGAATTTCATCACGACGATTCTGGAACGCACATCGTTGAAAAAGACGGTTTGAAATTTGTTAAATACCACGAAAAAATTTATCAATTAGATGCCAATGAACAAGCTGTAGCTTTTGATGACGAGCATCACCCAATAAACGCCAGCAAGCCAGCAGATTTTTCTATCACGAAAAACGTACTCATGATGTGGGTATCGGTTGCCGTATTGCTGCTTGTGTTTATTTCTACCGCTAGGGTGTATAAAAAATCAAGCAACAAAATCCCAACAGGAATAGCAGGTTTTATGGAACCTTTAATTGTTTTTGTTCGCGATGAGATTGCAAAACCCATGATTGGCGACCATAAATACAAAAAATACATGCCCTATTTATTAACCATATTTTTCTTTATTTGGCTTAATAATATTTTCGGGTTAATACCTATTGTTAACGGTGCCAACGTAAGTGGTAACATAGCCTTTACCTTAACTTTGGCGGTGTTTACCTTTTTGGTAACAACCTTTAGCGGTAATAAAAATTATTGGAAACATATTTTTTGGATGCCTGGGGTTCCAGTGCCCATGAAAATTTTCTTAATGCCTATAGAAATTGTGGGAATGTTTGTAAAACCAATCTCGTTAATGATTCGTTTATTTGCAAACATTACCGCAGGACATATTATTATTTTAGCCCTTATGTCCTTAATATTTATTTTTGAGACCATTGCCGTGGCACCAGTTTCGGTTGCGTTTTCATTATTTATCGGATTAATAGAAATTGTAGTTACTGCAATTCAAGCATATATATTTACCGTGTTGTCTGCCCTGTATATTGGCATGGCAACCGAAGAAGCACATCATTAA
- the atpE gene encoding ATP synthase F0 subunit C has product MTITGIAAIGAGLAAIGAGMGIGRIGGSAMDAMARQPEIQGKIQTSALILAAFVEAVALFGVVAALIV; this is encoded by the coding sequence ATGACTATTACAGGAATCGCAGCAATCGGAGCTGGTTTAGCAGCAATTGGAGCTGGAATGGGAATTGGAAGAATCGGTGGTTCAGCTATGGATGCCATGGCACGTCAACCGGAAATCCAAGGAAAAATCCAAACTTCAGCGCTTATTTTAGCAGCTTTCGTAGAAGCAGTAGCACTATTTGGTGTTGTTGCTGCATTAATCGTTTAA
- a CDS encoding F0F1 ATP synthase subunit B, producing MDLITPGLGLVFWTVITFLFLLIILKKFAWKPILGAVSEREEGIKKALASAEDARKEMENLHADNERILKEARAEREALLKEARDIKNKMIDDAKGEAQAQADKIITQAQAAIESEKKAAMAELKKHVADLSIDIAEKVVRKELSNKDKQVQLVESMLGEAKLN from the coding sequence ATGGATTTAATTACACCAGGTTTAGGACTTGTATTTTGGACGGTAATTACATTTTTGTTTTTACTTATTATCTTAAAAAAGTTTGCTTGGAAACCTATTCTTGGAGCAGTTAGCGAAAGAGAAGAGGGCATTAAAAAAGCATTGGCTTCAGCTGAAGATGCTCGTAAAGAGATGGAAAACCTTCATGCCGATAACGAGCGCATTTTAAAAGAAGCACGTGCAGAACGCGAAGCTTTATTAAAAGAAGCACGAGACATTAAAAACAAAATGATCGACGATGCCAAAGGTGAAGCGCAAGCCCAAGCCGATAAAATAATAACGCAAGCTCAAGCCGCCATTGAAAGCGAAAAGAAAGCCGCTATGGCAGAACTTAAAAAGCACGTTGCAGACTTATCCATTGATATAGCTGAAAAAGTAGTGCGAAAAGAACTTTCTAACAAAGACAAACAAGTTCAATTGGTTGAGTCTATGTTGGGTGAAGCAAAATTAAACTAA
- the atpH gene encoding ATP synthase F1 subunit delta, with the protein MAGARAAIRYAKAVLSLASDKNTTEVVNKDMKLIAKTIAESTELNNALQNPVVSSSVKKAILLDAFKDSNEMTKNLIETLITNKRLPLLQEVALKYNLLFDELTGTQIAQVTTAIPLTDELRVKVLAKVKELTGKDVEIKSIIDESILGGFILRVGDIQYNASIANKLNKLKREFTLN; encoded by the coding sequence ATGGCAGGAGCAAGAGCAGCAATACGTTACGCAAAAGCAGTTTTAAGTTTAGCATCTGATAAAAATACAACCGAGGTTGTAAATAAAGACATGAAGCTAATAGCTAAAACTATTGCAGAAAGCACAGAGTTAAACAATGCGCTTCAAAATCCTGTAGTGAGTTCTTCAGTTAAAAAGGCTATTTTGTTAGATGCTTTTAAAGATTCTAATGAAATGACAAAAAATTTAATCGAAACATTAATCACAAATAAAAGACTGCCACTTTTACAAGAAGTAGCCTTAAAATACAACCTTTTATTTGATGAATTAACAGGAACTCAGATCGCACAAGTAACTACCGCGATACCTTTAACAGACGAATTAAGAGTTAAGGTATTGGCAAAGGTTAAAGAGCTTACAGGAAAAGACGTTGAAATTAAAAGCATTATTGACGAAAGCATTTTAGGAGGCTTTATCTTGCGTGTTGGAGATATTCAATACAATGCAAGTATTGCAAACAAATTAAATAAGTTAAAAAGAGAATTTACATTAAACTAA
- the atpA gene encoding F0F1 ATP synthase subunit alpha: MAEVKPAEVSAILKQQLAGFEATASLDEVGTVLTVGDGIVRAYGLSNAQYGELVEFDGGLEGIVLNLEEDNVGIVLLGHSKAVAEGSTVKRTGRIASIDVGEGIVGRVVDTLGNPIDGKGPIAGETYQMPLERKAPGVVYREPVTEPLQTGIKSIDAMIPVGRGQRELVIGDRQTGKTTVCVDTILNQKEFYDAGEPVYCIYVAVGQKASTVANIAKVLEERGALAYTTIVAANASDPAPMQVYAPMAGAAIGEYFRDTGRPALIIYDDLSKQAVAYREVSLLLRRPPGREAYPGDVFYLHSRLLERSAKVINDDSIAKEMNDLPDSLKPMVKGGGSLTALPIIETQAGDVSAYIPTNVISITDGQIFLDGDLFNSGVRPAINVGISVSRVGGNAQIKSMKKVSGTLKLDQAQFRELEAFAKFGSDLDAVTLNVIEKGKRNVEILKQAQNDPFTVEDQVAIIYAGSKNLLKDVPVEKVKEFERDYIEFLNAKHRDVLDTLKAGKLTDEVTDTLTAVAKDLSAKYKA; the protein is encoded by the coding sequence ATGGCAGAAGTAAAACCAGCTGAAGTATCAGCAATCTTAAAACAACAACTGGCAGGATTCGAAGCTACAGCATCTTTAGATGAAGTAGGAACAGTATTAACTGTTGGTGACGGTATTGTACGTGCATATGGACTTTCAAACGCTCAATATGGTGAGCTGGTAGAATTTGATGGCGGTCTTGAAGGTATTGTACTTAACCTTGAAGAAGACAACGTGGGTATTGTATTGTTAGGACACTCTAAAGCGGTTGCTGAAGGTTCTACGGTAAAACGAACAGGCAGAATTGCATCTATTGATGTAGGAGAAGGCATTGTTGGTCGTGTGGTAGATACTTTAGGAAACCCGATTGATGGTAAAGGACCTATCGCTGGTGAAACCTATCAAATGCCTTTAGAGCGTAAAGCACCAGGTGTTGTTTATCGTGAACCAGTTACAGAGCCACTACAAACAGGTATTAAATCTATTGATGCCATGATTCCTGTGGGTCGAGGACAACGTGAGTTGGTTATTGGCGACCGTCAAACAGGTAAAACAACAGTTTGTGTTGATACCATTTTAAATCAAAAAGAATTTTATGATGCAGGCGAGCCTGTGTATTGTATATATGTAGCTGTAGGTCAAAAAGCATCTACCGTAGCAAACATTGCAAAAGTATTGGAAGAAAGAGGCGCGCTAGCTTATACAACTATTGTTGCTGCAAATGCATCCGATCCGGCACCAATGCAAGTTTATGCACCAATGGCAGGAGCTGCAATTGGTGAGTATTTTAGAGATACGGGTCGTCCAGCATTAATTATTTATGACGATTTGTCTAAACAAGCAGTAGCATATCGTGAGGTATCTTTATTGTTACGTCGTCCACCAGGACGTGAGGCGTATCCAGGAGACGTTTTCTACTTACACTCTAGATTATTAGAGCGTTCTGCAAAAGTAATTAACGATGATTCGATTGCTAAAGAAATGAACGATTTACCAGATAGCTTAAAGCCTATGGTAAAAGGTGGTGGTTCTTTAACAGCTTTACCAATCATTGAAACTCAAGCAGGTGACGTTTCAGCATATATTCCAACAAACGTAATTTCGATTACCGATGGACAGATTTTCTTAGATGGTGATTTGTTTAACTCTGGTGTTCGTCCAGCAATTAACGTAGGTATTTCGGTATCTCGTGTTGGTGGTAACGCTCAGATTAAATCCATGAAAAAGGTGTCAGGTACCTTAAAATTAGACCAAGCACAATTCCGCGAGTTAGAAGCTTTCGCAAAGTTTGGATCTGATTTAGATGCTGTTACTTTAAATGTAATTGAAAAAGGAAAACGTAACGTTGAAATTTTAAAACAAGCACAAAACGATCCGTTTACGGTGGAAGACCAAGTAGCCATTATTTACGCGGGGTCTAAAAACTTGTTGAAAGACGTTCCTGTTGAAAAGGTTAAAGAATTCGAACGTGATTATATAGAATTCTTAAACGCAAAGCATAGAGATGTTTTAGACACTCTAAAAGCAGGAAAATTAACTGATGAGGTTACAGATACATTAACAGCTGTAGCTAAAGATTTATCAGCTAAATATAAAGCATAA
- the atpG gene encoding ATP synthase F1 subunit gamma, translating to MANLKEIRNRISSVSSTMQITSAMKMVSAAKLKKAQDAITAMRPYADKLTELLQSLSATLDADSGSKFSAQREVNNVLIVPITSNRGLCGAFNSNIIKQTQHLISNVYAGKKVSVVAIGKKANDAFAKQNIVIANKSEVFDDLTFDNVAEIAETLMEKFVAGDFDKIEIVYNKFKNAATQIVMTEQFLPIVPIEGEANNNSDYIFEPSKVEIVEELIPKSLKTQLYKGIRDSFASEHGARMTAMHKATDNATELRDQLKLTYNKARQAAITNEILEIVGGAEALNN from the coding sequence ATGGCAAACCTAAAAGAAATACGTAACAGAATATCATCGGTATCTTCAACGATGCAGATCACCAGTGCCATGAAAATGGTATCGGCTGCAAAGTTAAAGAAGGCTCAAGATGCTATTACCGCAATGCGCCCTTATGCAGATAAGTTAACTGAGCTTTTACAAAGCTTAAGTGCTACTTTAGATGCAGATTCTGGAAGCAAATTCTCTGCGCAACGCGAAGTAAACAATGTGTTAATTGTTCCTATTACATCAAATAGAGGCTTATGTGGCGCTTTTAATTCTAATATTATTAAGCAAACACAGCATTTAATTAGCAATGTATATGCTGGTAAAAAGGTTTCTGTAGTTGCCATAGGAAAAAAAGCAAATGATGCCTTTGCAAAGCAAAATATCGTTATCGCTAATAAAAGTGAGGTTTTTGATGATTTGACTTTTGATAATGTGGCCGAAATTGCTGAAACATTAATGGAGAAATTTGTTGCAGGTGACTTCGATAAAATCGAGATTGTTTACAACAAGTTTAAAAATGCGGCAACTCAAATTGTAATGACTGAGCAATTTTTACCAATTGTTCCTATTGAAGGCGAAGCAAATAACAATTCAGATTATATTTTTGAACCATCAAAAGTTGAAATCGTTGAGGAGTTGATTCCTAAATCGTTAAAAACACAACTGTACAAAGGTATTAGAGACTCATTTGCAAGCGAACACGGTGCACGAATGACGGCAATGCACAAGGCAACGGACAATGCCACAGAATTAAGAGACCAACTTAAGTTAACGTACAACAAAGCACGTCAAGCCGCCATTACCAACGAAATCCTTGAAATTGTTGGAGGTGCGGAAGCACTGAATAATTAG
- a CDS encoding oligosaccharide flippase family protein, giving the protein MSALKSLFKQTFIYGLATVLPRMLSFLLVRLHTDESVLKSVADYGDVSLIFSYFVLFNVVLAYGMETTFFRFFNKEDDKSKVVGTSSVSLIISSLLFFILAIAFQNQIANAIDIKAEYIHLVIWILLLDALVIIPFAWLRANAKPIKYAVIKILNVVINLGLNLFLLLWLKDLATESSVFASIYQPNFEINYIFIANLVASAVTLLLMLPFYFKVKYTFNTKLWKQMMRYAFPVLIAGLAFSVNETFDRILLDKLLPENIAKTEIGMYSACYKLALFMTLFATAYRLGIEPFFFSHANTANPQKNYARILEFFVIFGSVILLTVVVFADVLKVIFIGDEAYWEAMWIIPIVLLANFCLGIYHNLSVWYKITDRTKFGAYISVFGAVLTLLLNFWLIPLISYKGSAIATLAAYAFMMLASFYFGRKYYPIPYNLKKIGLYLTLSVGLSSLSFYQFRENYSVGIALLIVFLTIIYFSEKNQIKQLLKR; this is encoded by the coding sequence TTGAGCGCACTAAAATCACTTTTTAAGCAAACATTTATTTACGGATTAGCCACGGTGCTACCCAGAATGTTAAGTTTTTTGTTGGTACGGTTGCACACTGATGAAAGCGTTTTAAAATCGGTTGCAGATTATGGCGATGTCTCGCTAATATTTTCCTATTTTGTTTTATTCAATGTGGTTTTGGCCTATGGCATGGAAACCACGTTTTTTAGGTTTTTCAATAAAGAGGATGATAAGTCGAAAGTTGTAGGGACCTCTTCCGTATCCTTAATAATTTCCTCTTTGCTCTTTTTTATTTTAGCCATAGCGTTTCAAAATCAGATTGCAAACGCCATTGACATTAAGGCAGAATATATTCATTTAGTTATTTGGATTTTATTATTAGATGCTTTGGTCATCATCCCTTTTGCTTGGTTACGCGCCAATGCCAAACCAATAAAGTACGCGGTAATTAAAATATTGAATGTTGTGATTAACCTCGGTTTAAATCTATTTCTGCTATTATGGTTAAAAGATTTAGCTACAGAATCATCAGTATTCGCATCAATATATCAGCCCAATTTCGAAATTAATTACATATTTATTGCCAATTTAGTGGCAAGTGCGGTAACCTTATTGTTGATGCTTCCGTTCTATTTTAAAGTGAAATACACTTTCAACACAAAACTTTGGAAGCAAATGATGCGTTATGCGTTTCCTGTTTTAATAGCTGGATTAGCGTTTTCAGTGAATGAAACCTTTGATAGAATTTTATTGGACAAGCTGTTGCCTGAAAACATAGCCAAAACCGAAATTGGAATGTATTCGGCCTGTTATAAATTGGCGTTGTTTATGACGCTTTTCGCAACAGCATATCGTTTAGGAATTGAACCCTTCTTTTTTAGCCATGCCAACACAGCAAATCCGCAAAAAAACTATGCCAGAATTTTAGAGTTCTTTGTTATTTTTGGTTCGGTTATATTATTAACCGTGGTTGTTTTTGCCGATGTTTTAAAAGTTATTTTTATTGGAGACGAAGCCTATTGGGAGGCCATGTGGATTATACCCATTGTTTTGCTGGCCAATTTCTGTTTGGGTATTTACCACAACTTATCGGTGTGGTACAAAATAACCGATAGAACAAAATTTGGAGCCTATATTTCTGTTTTCGGAGCTGTTTTAACCCTTTTGCTCAACTTCTGGCTCATTCCTTTAATAAGTTACAAAGGCTCCGCAATTGCAACCCTAGCCGCCTATGCTTTCATGATGTTGGCTTCGTTTTATTTCGGAAGAAAATATTACCCCATTCCTTATAATTTGAAAAAAATCGGACTGTATTTAACGCTTTCCGTTGGGTTATCAAGCCTATCCTTTTATCAATTTAGAGAAAATTATAGCGTTGGAATAGCGTT